In a single window of the Nicotiana tomentosiformis chromosome 8, ASM39032v3, whole genome shotgun sequence genome:
- the LOC104106339 gene encoding protein BASIC PENTACYSTEINE7-like isoform X1, with product MSFGHDVCPSTMTTPLPLYIPNIEKQETPYNFDHLLQLCCVLFNFTILSFKVWFETQMGPRPGSYPMASQVNHKVETFDSHFPWTHQDNRFPATKDGSKSKPYAAVPIRSVAPTGEQHMNVKVKAKRQKVKKNKMSAKELREIASKLFKVEQPENKPSASKRTKGESRCGEATVTKNPNSVIADFCGVPPPFCSCTGVARRCYKCGVYGWQSSCCTTTLSEYPLPMNPSKPGNRLGGRKMTNGAYTKLLLRLAAQGRDLSNPVDLKNHWAKHGSNKFITIK from the exons ATGAGTTTTGGCCATGACGTTTGTCCCTCCACTATGACAACACCTCTGCCACTTTACATACCAAATATCGAAAAACAAGAAACCCCTTACAACTTTGATCACTTGCTCCAACTCTGCTGTGTTCTCTTTAATTTTACTATTCTGAGTTTTAAGGTTTGGTTCGAGACACAG ATGGGACCTCGTCCGGGGAGCTACCCAATGGCATCTCAAGTTAACCACAAAGTAGAGACATTTGATTCACATTTTCCATGGACTCATCAAGATAATCGTTTCCCTGCAACAAAAGATGGTTCCAAATCAAAACCTTATGCTGCTGTTCCCATTCGTTCTGTTGCCCCTACAGGTGAACAACACATGAATGTCAAGGTCAAGGCCAAACGGCAGAAGGTTAAGAAAAACAAGATGTCTGCAAAGGAATTGCGTGAAATTGCATCGAAACTTTTTAAAGTGGAACAGCCTGAAAATAAGCCTTCTGCCTCTAAAAGAACCAAAGGAGAATCTAGATGTGGAGAGGCCACGGTAACAAAGAATCCAAATTCAGTTATTGCTGATTTTTGTGGCGTGCCACCACCATTTTGTTCCTGTACAGGTGTTGCTAGAAGGTGCTACAAATGTGGAGTTTATGGTTGGCAATCATCATGTTGTACCACCACCTTATCTGAGTATCCCCTCCCAATGAATCCCTCAAAGCCTGGGAATCGTCTCGGTGGGAGGAAAATGACTAATGGAGCATACACTAAACTTCTTCTTAGACTTGCTGCTCAAGGGCGTGATCTTTCTAATCCAGTTGACCTGAAGAACCATTGGGCTAAACATGGTAGTAACAAGTTTATTACTATAAAGTAA
- the LOC104106340 gene encoding phosphoribulokinase, chloroplastic, translating into MAVSTVYTAQSLNSTCSISTPSKSHLGFHQKQVIFYTKLRTNRRSSSTSVITCSSADEKTVVIGLAADSGCGKSTFMRRLTSVFGGAAEPPKGGNPDSNTLISDMTTVICLDDYHSLDRTGRKEKGVTALDPRANDFDLMYEQVKAIKEGIAVEKPIYNHVSGLLDPPELIKPPKILVIEGLHPMYDERVRELLDFSIYLDISNEVKFAWKIQRDMAERGHSLESIKASIEARKPDFDAYIDPQKQYADAVIEVLPTQLIPDDNEGKVLRVRLIMKEGVNNFNPVYLFDEGSTISWIPCGRKLTCSYPGINFSYGPDTYFGNEVSVLEMDGQFDRLDELIYVESHLSNLSTKFYGEVTQQMLKHADFPGSNNGTGFFQTIVGLKIRDLYEQIVASRAATPVQAAKA; encoded by the exons atgGCAGTGAGTACAGTGTACACAGCTCAATCACTGAACTCTACTTGTTCAATCTCCACACCCTCAAAATCCCACTTAGGATTTCACCAAAAACAAGTGATTTTCTACACCAAATTAAGAACCAACAGAAGAAGCAGTAGCACTAGTGTAATAACATGTTCATCAGCTGATGAAAAGACAGTGGTGATTGGTTTAGCAGCTGATTCTGGCTGTGGAAAAAGTACTTTCATGAGGAGATTAACAAGTGTATTTGGTGGTGCTGCTGAGCCACCAAAAGGTGGAAATCCAGATTCAAACACATTAATCTCAGACATGACTACTGTGATTTGTCTTGATGATTATCACTCACTTGATAGAACTGGAAGGAAGGAGAAAGGAGTTACTGCTCTTGATCCTAGAGCTAATGATTTTGACCTTATGTATGAGCAAGTTAAGGCTATTAAGGAAGGTATTGCTGTGGAGAAGCCTATTTATAACCATGTTAGTGGTCTTCTTGACCCCCCAGAACTCATTAAACCTCCCAAGATTCTTGTTATTGAAGGATTACACCCCAT GTACGATGAGCGTGTGAGAGAGCTCTTGGACTTCAGCATCTACTTGGATATCAGCAATGAGGTTAAGTTCGCTTGGAAGATTCAG AGGGATATGGCTGAGAGAGGGCACAGCCTTGAGAGCATTAAGGCCAGTATTGAAGCCAGGAAGCCAGATTTTGATGCTTATATTG ACCCACAAAAGCAATATGCAGATGCAGTAATTGAAGTGCTCCCAACTCAGCTGATCCCAGATGACAATGAAGGCAAAGTTTTGAGAGTGAGATTGATAATGAAGGAAGGAGTGAACAACTTCAACCCGGTTTACCTGTTTGATGAAGGCTCCACCATCTCATGGATTCCTTGTGGTAGGAAGTTGACTTGTTCTTAccctggcatcaacttctcataTGGCCCTGACACCTACTTTGGCAATGAG GTATCTGTCTTGGAGATGGACGGGCAATTTGACAGACTGGATGAGCTCATCTATGTAGAGAGCCATTTGAGCAACCTCTCCACCAAATTCTATGGTGAAGTTACTCAACAAATGTTGAAGCATGCTGATTTCCCTGGTAGCAACAATGGAACAGGTTTCTTCCAGACCATTGTCGGTTTGAAGATCAGAGACCTCTATGAGCAAATCGTTGCCAGCAGAGCTGCAACTCCAGTTCAAGCTGCAAAGGCCTAA
- the LOC104106339 gene encoding protein BASIC PENTACYSTEINE7-like isoform X2, which translates to MGPRPGSYPMASQVNHKVETFDSHFPWTHQDNRFPATKDGSKSKPYAAVPIRSVAPTGEQHMNVKVKAKRQKVKKNKMSAKELREIASKLFKVEQPENKPSASKRTKGESRCGEATVTKNPNSVIADFCGVPPPFCSCTGVARRCYKCGVYGWQSSCCTTTLSEYPLPMNPSKPGNRLGGRKMTNGAYTKLLLRLAAQGRDLSNPVDLKNHWAKHGSNKFITIK; encoded by the coding sequence ATGGGACCTCGTCCGGGGAGCTACCCAATGGCATCTCAAGTTAACCACAAAGTAGAGACATTTGATTCACATTTTCCATGGACTCATCAAGATAATCGTTTCCCTGCAACAAAAGATGGTTCCAAATCAAAACCTTATGCTGCTGTTCCCATTCGTTCTGTTGCCCCTACAGGTGAACAACACATGAATGTCAAGGTCAAGGCCAAACGGCAGAAGGTTAAGAAAAACAAGATGTCTGCAAAGGAATTGCGTGAAATTGCATCGAAACTTTTTAAAGTGGAACAGCCTGAAAATAAGCCTTCTGCCTCTAAAAGAACCAAAGGAGAATCTAGATGTGGAGAGGCCACGGTAACAAAGAATCCAAATTCAGTTATTGCTGATTTTTGTGGCGTGCCACCACCATTTTGTTCCTGTACAGGTGTTGCTAGAAGGTGCTACAAATGTGGAGTTTATGGTTGGCAATCATCATGTTGTACCACCACCTTATCTGAGTATCCCCTCCCAATGAATCCCTCAAAGCCTGGGAATCGTCTCGGTGGGAGGAAAATGACTAATGGAGCATACACTAAACTTCTTCTTAGACTTGCTGCTCAAGGGCGTGATCTTTCTAATCCAGTTGACCTGAAGAACCATTGGGCTAAACATGGTAGTAACAAGTTTATTACTATAAAGTAA